GGACGCCCGGCGGCGGGATCTTGTCTCTGCTCTGTCATTTCGTGTCCTCCCCCGGGCCTTACCTCTAAACGCTCACGGTGCAACGGCCGGGAGACAACCTCTTATTTCGTCACATCGGTCAAAGGGCATCGCTCCCGCGCTCGCCCGTGCGCACCCGCACCACGGTCTCAACGGGGCTGACCCATACCTTGCCGTCGCCGATCTTGCCCGTGCGTGCGGCCTGAACGATCACGTCCACCACCTTGTCCACGGCGGAATCGTCGACGACGACCTCGACGCGGACCTTGGGCACGAAGTCAACCGAGTACTCCGCACCGCGGTACACCTCGGTGTGGCCCTTCTGACGG
The nucleotide sequence above comes from Mycolicibacterium moriokaense. Encoded proteins:
- a CDS encoding P-II family nitrogen regulator encodes the protein MKLITAIIKPFTLEDVKTGLEQTGILGMTVSEVQGYGRQKGHTEVYRGAEYSVDFVPKVRVEVVVDDSAVDKVVDVIVQAARTGKIGDGKVWVSPVETVVRVRTGERGSDAL